The nucleotide window GCTGGCATTACACTTGGTCAGTTTTTCAGGACATTGATGGTCTGGCAGAACTGATGGGTGGGAAAAAGAAATTTGAAGCCAAATTAGATGAAGTATTTTCATTGCCTCCGGTTTTTGATGACAGTTACTATGGAGGTGTGATCCATGAAATCAGAGAAATGCAGATCATGAATATGGGACAGTATGCCCACGGAAACCAGCCTATTCAGCACATGATCTATCTGTACAATTATGCAGGAGCACCTTACAAAACCCAATATTGGGCAAGACAGGTGATGAATAAGTTGTATCATGCTACACCTGATGGATATTGCGGTGATGAAGACAACGGACAGACTTCTGCGTGGTATATTTTCTCAGCCCTTGGATTTTACCCGGTAACACCGGCAACAGATCAGTATGTATTAGGAGCACCTTTGTTTAAAGAAGCTACCATCCATTTGGAAAATGGTAAGAAAATTGAAATAAAAGCTCCGGAAAATACTGCTGAAAACTTATATGTAAAATCATTGAATGTAAATCAGCAGCCTTATTCCAAAAACTGGCTAAGTCATAAAGAACTGATGAAAGGAGCTGTTTTAGACTTTAAAATGGACAGCAAACCCAATAAAGAAAGAGGTTCGCAGGAAAAAGATTTCCCATATTCAATGTCAAAAGAAGAATCAAATAAATAAACTTTAAATTAAAAATATAGCTGTATGAGTACAGAAAAAAAAGAAATATTCGAGAGAGTAGAGAATATGCTGCAGACACAAGGTTTTAACATCGCAGCAAAAGATGATACAAGACCATGGGGAGGTTTCTTTGTGATCGATGAAACACAGGCACAGGATTTTGCCAACCAATATTTCGATGGAATTGATGTAGACAACCTTAGAATAGGAGGGAAGCTGAGCCCGAAAATTCTTATTGTTGCCCCTGAAGCAAGATTAAGCTGGCAGTACCACCACAGAAGAGCCGAAATCTGGCAGGTAGTGGAAGGAACTGTAGGCATCAAAAGAAGTAATACCGATGAAGAAGGAGAATTAGGAGAATATGGTCCAAAAGATCAGGTGAAACTTCAGCAAGGAGAAAGACACAGATTAATCGGTCTTGCAGGCTGGGGAATTGTAGCTGAAATCTGGCAGCATACCGATGCGTCCAATCCTTCAGATGAAGATGATATCGTAAGAGTACAGGACGACTTTGGAAGATAAATAAAAAATCCGCTTCATTGAAGCGGATTTTTATTGGTAAGGAAGCTCGAGGTTGGAAGAGGGAAGTTTCTGGAAGTGATCAGAAGTTTTTATTCTCCTCCGTTATTACTGATAAATTTTACCTGCTGATGGTAAAAATCAAACCTTATAGGTCTCAAAGATCTATAAGGTTTTGTTTATTCAGAGAACATTTCAGTAATTATTATACCCAATAAGAACTTTAGTGGCTACCAGTACTTCCAGCTTCATTCTTCCATCTTCCCGCCTTTAAAACGTCACATCCAGCCCCACATAGAAGTTGGCCTTCATAATCGGTGCATATACCATCCCGCCGTCAAAATAACTTCCGAAAGGATTTTTAAAATCTACAATCGCATTTTTCTGATAATAAGAAGTCAGGTTTTCTCCTCCCAGGTATGCTCTGATCTTTTTATTGAAATTTCTTGAAATCTGAGCATTCAGCACAGCGTAAGATTCAGAATAGGCTGGCAGCTGAAACTCTGCCGGATTCGCTGATGTGTCCGGAAGTCTCTGTTTTCCTACCCAGTTTAAAGTAGTATCAAAACTCCAGAATCCTCCATTATTATTTTTATTGGTTGAATACGCTAAGTTTACAAACCCTCTGTGCTTCGCCATAAAAGGAACTTCTCTTCTTCCACGGATATAATCTGCCTGTACATTATAATATTTATAAGCCAGTCTTACCTCAAGGTTTTTTACAGGCATGAAATCCCATTGGGTCTGGAATGAATTCGCAAAAGATTTCCCATCCAGATTATAGAATGTCAGCTGTTGAGGAGACTGA belongs to Chryseobacterium gleum and includes:
- a CDS encoding phosphomannose isomerase, encoding MSTEKKEIFERVENMLQTQGFNIAAKDDTRPWGGFFVIDETQAQDFANQYFDGIDVDNLRIGGKLSPKILIVAPEARLSWQYHHRRAEIWQVVEGTVGIKRSNTDEEGELGEYGPKDQVKLQQGERHRLIGLAGWGIVAEIWQHTDASNPSDEDDIVRVQDDFGR